The genomic interval ttgtggtagtggcggtggtggtggtggagtttgggATGCGGAGTGTGTCGAGGTGCTGTAGTACCGCCCCATGTCTTATGGTGACTAACGAGGAGTATTTACAACCCGACCACCGTGCTATCTGGTTAGGGCAGCCTAGGAAGGGTTTCTTATAACCTTTGTAAATTGTTGCAATGCATCACAGTGAGTTACGTTCCACCCTCTTGAAGGAgctcggcgtccctcagggcttccactccaccttcagtaggtactcgtggtaaagggtcataactccttcttcctctcattttccttttggcTAATACTCTCATTATCGCCTCTTGTGTCTCGTTCAGCATCCCAGCAGACATCGGTTGTGGTGCACGCAAGCCTTTACTgtcctaaacaaacaaaaaaatatagcgttTGTTTATTAAGCCCCTATAAGTTGTTGTATTATGCAGTCTATAAAAGCCCGTCGGTATTTAGTAAACATGAAGTGAGTTTCGATCCTGGATGTTACTTTGCGCGACCATTTAACGCCTCGGTGAAGAAGCGTGGCGCAGGGTACAAAAGCGCAAACTAATGTGGCAAACAAATAGTGATGAAATTTTGCAGGTGGTCGATGTTGTGGGGGAAGTAAACATCGCAGTACTTGCAGACTCGTAAATTTTTTCACCCGTCGCCTTTGGTGTTGCTAATtctacccacgcacacacaggcgGGAGGAATTATTATGTCTTTTGAGGCGGCGTTTAACGCACGCACACTCTTTGACTTATCTGCGGTGTCGtgttcagaaaccggaaaattaaTTACTGTAAAGACAAATATTAAAAGATACTTGGATTCGTGTCAAGGGGAACAGTTATATAACTTCACAGAAGGAATGGTCGATAAAAATGCGTGATAGACATTACAGACTAAAAGCCCAGTCATCAGTGGTCTTGGAGAGATGCGTGCAGTTTTCATTGCTGTTGGGATAAAACGGAGCTCTGCCCAAAGTTGCGCGTTTAAGGAAAACCACGCCCCTCCCCTTGCTGGTGCGGAAACCATAAAACTAACCTTATCTTCTGAATCtcataaataggtgtgtgtgtgtgtgtgtgtgtgtgtgtgtgtgtgtgtgtgtgtgtgtgtgtgtgtgtgtgtgtgtgtgtgtgtgtgtgtgtgtttgtaagttcatcatgatgtttttttttctgaaagtttATATTTGTGATTTCCTACATTTTGAAACGAATCAGCTCATCCGTAAAAGACACCATCATATTAATTTCACAAGTTGCGTTTTCTTCTGTGTCGATTTTGAAAACAGTGCATTTGATATACTTTTCAGTATTGCATTTTGCATTGAAAATACCTTTAAAAATATTTTATTCTCAAGATATAACTAACCTGTTTCAGATGCTGGAAGCCACTGTATATCTATCACTGATATATTTActccaagcactgtttacatccaTCTGTATAAAAGAAAGTCAAACACGACTAACGTAATATATTGCAAGCTTACATGCATGTTTATTGTAAATAAGCCTAACTAAAATTAATCGCGTCCACATCCAATTGGCAAGGTCTTAAAATATGCTTCAGTATGGCTGCGTTAACGTGCCAAATAttcttaagtaaaaaaaataaaaaaagacggacAAACAACTTTCAGACTCAGTCAGTATATGAATATTAACGTCACTCTAAACCTCTTTACGTTGGTTTACGTGTACTAAGCTGGGCCGTGTGTGGACTTGTGCTGAATAAAAAGCTCGACAGCGGCAAGAGTGGCCTGCCAATGGGAAGAAGTTGAAATTTGTGCAGAAGTGTCCTGCGGCTAAATTGAAAACTGCGGAATGTGTTGGTACAAAGTTAACGATGGAGATAAGCGTGCGAGATACAATAttgtgacttgagagagagagagagagagagagagagagagagagagagagagagagagagagagagagagagagagagagagagagagagagagagagagagagagagagagagagagagagccgtagatgaagtaaaaacggccaaacaaacaaacaaacggtcaGATGCACAAAcacgtgaaaaacaaacaaacggacaTACGAAAAAACATTCCGACACTCAGATGAGATAACAGACGGACCAACAGAGACATAGAAAGACGGAAAACAGATTCATAAgcaaacaaacaggtagacagaaacgGGGAGATAAGAGAGCAAGCGCCCATTGTAATAGtaactcatttatctcccttgccGCTTTGTGAACTGTTTTGAGCATGTTGAGAGTTGATTGGGTCCGCGTTGGATCTGCCTGACGAGGTGTTGCTTGCGGGTGTCAAGAGCCTTGGGTTTGGGTGTTAATTTATGAAGCTTGATGATCCATCGGGAGGAAGTTGGTAAAATTGTGTTGTATGTTAATTGCTGCGTTTTCTTAATGACGAAGCAAAGCTGTGAGCTGTGAAATGCAACTCCTTTCTGTTGTAttgttaaataataatgataatttgggggtgtagtggtagtagtagctgtagcagtAACATTAAAATCAGCAGTGGAAACAGTAGCAAAGGCAGGAACATTGTGATTATGGTGGTAACTGTGGAGGCAATACTAATtataactgtactaattcactaactgactgcaatactaactctactaattcactaactaactgcaatactaactctactaattcactaactaactgcaatactaactgtactaattcattaactaactgcaatactaactctactaattcactaactaactgcaatactaactctactaattcactaactaactgcaatactaactgtactaattcactaactaactgcaatactaactgtactaattcactaactaactgcaatactaactctactaattcactaactaactgcaatactaactctactaattcactaactaactgcaatactaactgtactaattcactaactaactgcaatactaactctactaactcactaactaactgcaatactaactctactaattcactaactaactgcaatactaactctactaattcactaactaactgcaatactaactgtactaattcactaactaactgcaatactaactactaattcactaactaactgcaatgctaactctactaattcactaactaactgcaatactaactctactaattcactaactaactgcaatactagctctactaattcactaactaactgcaatactaactctactaattcagtaactaactgcaatactaactctactaattcactaactaactgcaatactaactctactaactcaCTATTGTTTTAAGCAAACCACTCATTCCTATTTCTAACAAGTCATAAAGCAATGTCCACTAGATAACATAGACAACCCAGCAAGTTTTCAAAatacaatctttcttccttttctgcatttcttcctaTACCTACAAATACAACATAAACAATCCAGAACGTTTTCAAGCACTAAAATTTCTTTCCCATTAACAGTCCTTCCTCTGCTTGCCGGCccccatcatccctcccttcccctcggcgGCAGGCTGCTCCATATCAAGTTCCCACTCTTCATCTTCGTGCTACATATCTTCCCACGCCTGCCGGCcacccttaaccttttcttcccttgggcGGGCAGGAtgctctttttttctatccttgcATACCCCCTTCCTACACGTGACTCTCCCCCGTGAGTGctgtcctttcatcttccacctttgattagatagttagtgtagcttgtcacaaacagcctcgtcaggaccagcaggtctgctgttgtttgttctttttttttgtttctttgcgtGACTTTCTTTTCCCCTTGGCGGCAGGCTGCTCCTCGCCGCTCGGCCTCACTACCGGCGACGTCCTGGACTGGCAGATCTCCGCCTCGTCGTCCTACCCGGCGACGTGGGACGCGGGCTGCCAGGTCAAGTACGCCCGCCTGCACCAGCCTAATGGCCGGGCGTTGTGTGCCGGCAGGAGGGCCGCCGGCGAGTGGGTCCTCGTGAATCTCGGTGTGCCGGCCAAGGTAAGAATTAGTAGATTGAcccttgacccggtagcagcgacgggccaaatttgtgccatgagataaacccctaaaaatagatgatacgtaaactgatcacaaatgctttgatatatattatgaaatggtttgtgtgagtgatgatttttctcatttttttcgcttagagggaccattaagaaacatgatccccgctgctaccgggctgaGAGCAAATCCATATCCTGCCGCGTGTGCACTAGTGTCCTACAATCTGATGTGCCGCAGttaattgttttctttatctctattaccattcttgttttcgttcacagTATCAATAGCGTTTTACATTATTGCATCTATAGCAGGTATCGTAAACATAATTTTAGTTGGGTGCAGGTCTATTAAACTGTATCATGAACGGCTGTCATTATATTTTATCTCTAttaccattcttgttttcgttcacagTATCAATAGCGTAGTGCATTATTGCATCTATAGCAGGTATCGTAAACTTAGTTGGGTGCAGGTCTATTAAAGTGTATCATGAAAGGCTGTCATTGTTCTTTATTCAAATTTCCAGGTATAATAAACGAACCGGGCCGAAATATTTAATGCGCACGCTTGTATACCTGAATGGCGTCACTTATCCACTGAGATATAGAAACTGCAATAATAAATGTCGGCCCAGGTGGGTTAAGCTTTTTGATTTATTGCCTCGTCTAGAACGTTTGTGGGTAGCAGTTGCCTCTTTCGCGGCGTCCAGGTGGTCATGTTTTTGAGGAGAAACTGTAACCTTGCCGAGTCACCTGccgtaaaggggaaaaaaagcgtCGTCTCTGTTAACCGTGGTCAAGGATTACATGGTGCTGCTATGAGTCAGCAGAAAGCTTGCCTCGTGTACACGCTTGTCTCGCTTCCCACTCGGCGGCCGCGAACACCAGAAGCCACTCGACGGGGGGGTTGGGCGTCCGCTTCCAATTGTTTgtgttgggaaaaaaaaagatcgggCTTCAAAATTTACTAATGTTTCTCAGATACGCTTGCTGCTTTCTAGTTCAGACGCCTGCAGTGTTAGCTCTTTATGCGCTGGCTTTGTCGCTGGGCAGAGAAATGTTGCTTGCCTGTGGCTGCATATTATCTAAACTGATAGCCATAAGTATCCTCAAACTCGAATACCCCCAAAATTTCAGCAACTCTAACTTTTCTAAATTGTTCAAACGCATACGACGTTAAACGACTTTTAGGAATATTATATTGTTCAAAGACCGCTGAAAATTTACGCAACTTTAATGAACCAATATTTTTAGCAGTTTCTCTGATCGTCATATTCTGTTGTCTTGAAATGTTTCAGGTAGGACAGAGTTTCactttcgttcatttttcctttccctttttcagtgTTGCATCGAAATGTATCCTTGTTCAGTTTGACCATGGCTGCCACTGAGTCTGTTCTTCCACTCTCTGTAGGTGACCGGCCTCCTAACGCAGGGCAAAGGGGACGACGAGGAGTGGGTGACGTCCTTCGAGCTTTCCTACTCCCTAGACGCCTACCACTGGCACTTCGCTCGATacatctacaacaacaaaaaggtaagTGTGTATTCGCTCATAGTTGGGTTGGTGTGCGTTGTTTGGTATGTGGCGTCACTGAGCAGCCTCCCCTGACCCGCAGCCATTCGTCCGGGACAAGAACACAGACTGACGCGCCCCAAGGATACTGTTCTGGCGAGGGGATAATGTTGTCATACCTGGCTGCTCATGGGCCGCCGCGTACAGCACATGGGCCGGCCCTGAGCCAGGCTAGATGTAGATTTGGTAATCTTTTGCGACAATGTCCGTCCGTGcgggcgcgtacacacacacacacacacacacacacacacacacacacacacacacacacacaccgtggtggtggttgtggtggtggttgtggtggtgatggtggtgctcatGTAGAGTGCGGGGCGGGGGGAGCGGTCGGGCTCTTGCTTCGACCAACCTTTGCTGGTGCCGCATGGGGGAAAGCTTGGTCCCTGAGCAGCAAAGTATCTAAAGGCCCATTTTGCAGCCATACATGTAATCTCCTCAGGCGGACAGGTCAGGCCTTGAACTTAGCATGGTGTCCCTCTTCAGAGCTTGGCCATCTGGCACCCAGTTTTCACCAGCCTTCCAGGGCCTTACGCCACGTATGGGCATATGGGTATATACAGTACCTGCATATACCCGTATACCTGACGACATAAGTGCAGTTGAAGCACCGCAGAGGCTCCGGGTTAGTCTCCTGACGGAGAATGTACTTTAAAAGCCTAAGTCAAAGGACTATGGGAGGGAATCTCCAGCTGGAACGTCACCTCCGCCTGCCGCATTGGCTCTGAGTGACATTGACCTGCCTTGTACGTACACCTCAGTGCGAAGCTGACGAACGGGTCCTCCAAGATGGGGTCAAGGGACTGGTGCCGGGATACCGTAAAACGACGTCCCGagacctgccctcctcctcataAAGATTGATGGCCAACTGATTCTCCCTCGCCAAACGAGCGAGGGAGAAGGCGGTCTCCTCGTCAAGGGTTAAAAATAAGACCGAACCAAATTGCTTCTGCATCCTGATCTGTGAAGGTTTGAACATTCCCTCTTCAGCCTTCGATGCTGTCATCGTAGCGGTAGCAGACTATCTGACAGACCCAATAATCTGATGCAGGTCCTGGCGGCAAAGCGCGGTGGTGTCCTTCTCGAGGCGGGTTCAGTCCTCTTATTTTTCGACaagagggaagaggttgaggtgCATCCATGGGGCGCCGCGGGCCACGGAGCggcaggaaagggggagggcTTGTGTCCGCACTTTATCGTGTTTTATCTGTTCAATCTTACCTATCTTGCTATTAAAATAACCACTCAACTCTAACGACTCGCTGAAAATGATGATCTTCTTGATTATTAACGGTAAGATACATCACGCTGGCAGGGATGGGCATTGTACTcatacctcttcttttcctaaaaTTATCGTATGAAATGAACGTTGCTAACTGCAAATATCGCCTGTCCGATTTCATAATACATGTTATGGTGTAAAATTTACTTTCTTAGGTGGTTGCAGGTAGGTGAACGAGAGTTACTTTTGCAGGGACGTCTGGTCATTCGGCCTCTAGCGAGATGGGGCGTGGCACCTCTCTCCACCTTTTTTGCCTTTCctgttttgttggcggcagttatctgtgtgttcaagctcaatggttcctcttcttggccgtggtatttgttgtgttggcggcagttatctgtgtgttcaagctcaatggttcctcttcttggccgtggtatttgttttgttggcggcagttatctgtgtgttgaagctcaatggttcctcttcttggccgtggtatttgttttgttggtggcagttatctgtgtgttgaagctcaatggttcctcttcttggccgtggtatttgttgtgttggtggcagttatctgtgtgttgaagctcaatgattcctcttcttggccgtggtatttgttttgttggtggcagttatctgtgtctTGAAGCTCAATGgatcctcttcttggccgtggtatttgttgtgttggtggcagttatctgtgtgttgaagctcaatggttcctcttcttggccgcggtatttgttttgttggtggcagttatctgtgtgttgaagctcaatggttcctcttcttggccgtggtatttgctcTGGGGCCTCCAGCAGGATGGGTCAAGTGGCGCCTCTCCCGCAACTTGCTGTAGGCGACCCTGGAGTGACTTTGATTCGTATGATGCACCGCGTAATGATAATCTTAAGAATTAAATTGCTTTCAAGATTCATCCGATTAGCTCCTACATGAAGCAGTTGATGTATAGAAGCTCCAAAAACGACTTGCTTAGCGCGAAGGATCTCGGTCGTGTACACATTGCTCGTCTCGATGTAACTCATTGATTTAATAAGATCTCAGTCAACCACGTATTTGGCCCCTAATCGAtgctcagtcagtcatccagtgctgtgtgcgtgtgtgtgtgtgtgtgtgtgtgtgtgtgtgtgtgtgtgtgtgtgtgtgtgtgtgtgtgtgtgtgtgtgtgtgtgtgtgtgtgtgtgtgtgtgtgtgtgtacatgagttattagttttatatcacaaaataagcaaaaaaaatttttttctcgtaatcagcaagttttttttttttcaagtacagATGCACTATTTTCAAGGTAGGAGTTTCATCTGTACAAATAGTTTTCCCATTACTGATATAATTCCCTGAAGAAGCCGTGGTATTGCGACACGGATGGCACGAACGAATTGGAAGATTTGGCAAATGTTCAATACCATTCACTCGTCCCTGGGTAGCCGTGGCAGCACATTTTGACCAACTGTAACACTTCGTGAAGACTTAGAAAAATGTTTTAAAAATTGATGTAAATGAAGTGTTACGCAACAGTTCCAGGGTCGCCTCTAATTTTCCGTGGTGGAGACTGTGCCGCGGGGGAAGGGTAACGAGAAGAAACATACTGTTACTTATATTCTTGTCCCTCCACACTTTTAGgatatcataaagaaaaaaaattaagtgtcGAAATTAATGTttgactccacttttgctgctaCTGCCATAAGAGGGAACATTAAGGTTTGTTAGCTCGGTAGAAGGTCCAAGCCTCAGTGAAGGTCAGGACAGGCAGAGGCAGGTAGCGAGGCGTGTTAAATTGC from Eriocheir sinensis breed Jianghai 21 unplaced genomic scaffold, ASM2467909v1 Scaffold71, whole genome shotgun sequence carries:
- the LOC126994054 gene encoding EGF-like repeat and discoidin I-like domain-containing protein 3, with the protein product MSYGCSSPLGLTTGDVLDWQISASSSYPATWDAGCQVKYARLHQPNGRALCAGRRAAGEWVLVNLGVPAKVTGLLTQGKGDDEEWVTSFELSYSLDAYHWHFARYIYNNKKADRSGLELSMVSLFRAWPSGTQFSPAFQGLTPPFDAVIVAVADYLTDPII